The following nucleotide sequence is from Mycobacterium sp. 3519A.
CCAACGGCATCAACGCCGATCTGGTGATCGTGGTCGCCTGCACCGACCCTGACAAGGGCGCGATGGGGTTCTCGCTGCTCGTCGTCGAGCGCGGCATGGAGGGATTCGAGCGCGGTCGCAAACTCGACAAGATCGGTCTCGACGCCCAGGACACCGCGGAACTGTCGTTCACCGACGTCAAGGTGCCTGCCGAGAATCTGCTCGGCGAGGAGGGGCAGGGCTTCATCTACCTGATGCAGAACCTGCCGCAGGAACGGATCGGCATCGCGGTGATGGCCGCCACGGCCATGGAAGCGGTGCTCGAGGGCACGCTGCAATACACCAAGGAACGCAAGGCTTTTGGCCGCCCGATCGGCAGCCAGCAGAATAGCCGTTTCCTTCTCGCCGAACTCGCGACCGAGGCCACCGTCGTGCGAATCATGGTCGACGAATTCATCAAACTGCACCTCGAGGAAAAACTAACCGCGGAGCAGGCGGCGATGGCGAAGTGGTATTCCACCGAAAAGCAGGTTCATCTCATCGACCGCTGCCTGCAATTGCACGGTGGCTACGGCTACATGCGTGAATATCCCGTCGCCAAGGCATATCTCGACTCACGCGTGCAAACAATCTACGGGGGCACGACGGAGATCATGAAAGAGATCATCGGCCGCAGCATGGGCGTTTAGCGGCCCATGCCATGAACCCAGCATGGGCGTTTAGCGGCCCATGCCATGAGCCCAGCATGGGCGTTTAAGCGGGGCTAAATCGCGGGTATCTACCGCGCGCCAGGTATTTTCTCCTCCAACGTCGGCGATGTTCCTTGGTAATCGACGTCTGCTGACGCAGAGTTGACGGACGCGATGACCAACGAAGGACATCGCGCCGATGGCGGGAGGGTTGATGAAGGGCCTGCGGAGCGCTCGCCGCACAGGGTTGGGCCGGCTGGCGGTCGGGTTGCTCGCCGCCGCCGCGCTCGTCTCGGCGGCACCCAGCGCATGGGCGACTCCTCAAGACGATGCCGACGCCGCGATCACCGCCGCCTGGCAGGCCGCGGGCGGGGACACCGGCCCGCTCGGCCCGAAGGACGGCGGCGTTTATCCGGCCGGTGACGGCTTCGGTCAGAACTTCCCCGGCGGCAAGATCTTCTTCACCCCCGCCACCGGCGCCCACGTGATGACGGGCGCGATCCTGGACAAGTACATGTCGCTGGGTGGGCCCGCCGACAGCGATCTCGGGTTCCCGACCATCGACGAGGGCGCCGGGAAGGCCGAGGGCAGCCGCAACACCACGTTCAGCGCGCCGGACAATCCGGTCATCTTCTGGACGCCCGACACCGGCGCGCGGGTCGTCCGCGGACCGATCAACGCCGCATGGGACAAGCTCGGCGGCTCGGCAGGCCAGCTCGGGGTGCCCAGCGACGACGAGACGTACCGCGGCAATCTGGTGACGCAGAAGTTCACCGGTGGCGAGGTGACCTACGACAGGAAGGCGAAGACCTTCACCACGGTGCCGCCCGAGCTGGCCGGCCAACTCGCCGATCTGCAAATCCCCGACGACCCGACGTCGGCGATCAACGCGGCGCGGCGCGCCGCCGGGGGGCCGCTGGGCCCGCTGGGCGCCGCCCAGGGCGAGCCGTACAAGATCGGCGCTGACGGGCTCGGCCAGAACTTCGCGGGCGGCAAGATCTTCTACAGTCCGGCGACGGGTGCGAACGTCGTCACCGGTCAGGTGCTGGCGAAATACGAAAGCGTCGGTGGACCCCAGGGCGATCTCGGCCTGCCCACCTCCAGTGAGGACGACGGCGGCCTGCCCAACAGCCGGATCAGCACGTTCTCCGCCAAGGACGAGCCGGTCATCTTCTGGACCCCCGACTACGGCGCCGTCATCGTCCGCGGGCCGATGAACGCCGCATGGCAGAAACTGGGCGGCGCCACGGGCCCGTTGGGTGCCCCCGTGGCCGACCAGACCGGCAGTGGCAACGTGACCACCCAGCGGTTCAGCGGCGGCGTGGTGTCGTGGGATCGCGCCAAGAGATCGTTCAGCACTGAGCCCGCCAATCTGGCCTCGCAACTCACTGGGCTGCAAGTGCCCGGCCTGGACGCGCCGCAGGCGCCACCCGCGAACCCCCAGGCCTCGGAGACCAAGGGCAGGAACTGGTTCACGTGGAGTTGGTGGTGGCTGCTGGCCATCATCCCGGTGCTGGTGTTGATCGGGCTGGTGGCTTTCGCGGCCATGCGGAACCGACGCGGCGGGCGCGACGACGACGTCTTCGACGCCGAGGACGACGAGTTCGGCGCGCCGCACGACGACCAGTCCGCCGAGCTGTTCAGCGCGCGCTACGCCCAGGAGGGCCAGCCGACGCCGGGCAGCCCGTGGGAACCCCCGCACGCCCCCGAGCCAGAGTCCGACGACGAAGCCGATACCACCAGGGAACCGGCGACGACACCGGACGCCGTGGAAGCCCTTGCGGCGCAAGAGGATCAAGACGATACCGACGAGGTCGACACCACGCCGACGCAGGTGCCCACGTCGGCCCAACGCGATCCGCTGACCGACACCGGACGGCACGCCCGCATCGAGGTCGACGAGCCGTCGCCCAACGGCACCGCATTGCATCTGCCGCTCGACGATCCCGGTGAGGCCCCCGACGGCTACCCGATCAAAGCCGACACCCGAACCGGGTTGTACTGGGTGCCGGGCAGCACGCTCTACGACGAGGCCCGCGCCGAAATCTGGTTCGTCAGCGAAGAACTCGCCCGCACCAACGGGTTCGTCCGCGCCAACTAGCCCGCTAGATCTTGCGGATTACCGTGACGACCTTGCCGAGCACGGCCGCATCGTTGCCGGGGATCGGGTCGAACGCGGGGTTGTGCGGCATCAGCCACACCTGACCGCGGGTGCGCTTGAACGTCTTGACCGTGGCCTCGCCATCGATCATCGCCGCGACGATGTCGCCGTTGTCGGCCACGTTCTGCTGACGCACGACCACCCAGTCGCCGTCGCAGATGGCCGCATCGACCATCGAGTCACCGACCACCTTGAGCAGGAACAGCGACCCCTCGCCGACCAGTTCCTTCGGCAGCGGGAAGACGTCCTCGACGGCCTCTTCGGCCAGGATCGGCCCGCCCGCGGCGATGCGGCCGAGCACCGGCACGAAGGTCGGCTCCGGTAGCGCGTCCGATCCGGCGACGTCGGTGGCGACGATCGAGGTGACGCCGTCGTCGGCACCCCGCACGTCGACGGCCCGTGGCCGATTCGGATCGCGTCGCAGGTAGCCCTTGCGTTCCAGGGTGCGCAGTTGGTGCGCCACCGAGGACGTGGACGTCAGGCCGACGGCATCGCCGATCTCCCTGATGCTCGGCGGGTAGCCGCGACTGGTCACCGATGCGCGAATGACCTCGAGAATGGTGCGTTGACGTTCGGTCAGGCCCGTGTCGAGCCCCCGTCGCCCGCCTGTGCTTTCCGTGCCGTCCGAAGTGCCCGTTTCGTCACCCATGGCGCCGAATGTAGTCCGTGCCGGGCCAAGAATCAAACATGTGTTCGACGCGTGTCGCGGTTCTCCGCAGGTGCCTGGTAGGAACCGCAGTCGGTCGCCCGGATTTGTCGGACCCCTGTCCTATCGTTTGGCAACAGTTCGATCACACGTTCTATCAATCGAACACATGAGCGAGTATGTTCGAACACAGGAGCGAACGAAGCGGAGCGGAAGGCAGGCAGATGACCATCCTCGACACCCGAGAAATTCAGACGGATTCGGTGTGCAGGCCGGTGGCCCGGCCCGGCTACCGAGTGGCCGATGCCCGGCGGCGGCCGCGGTCGAACCGGCCGGCCACCGCGCCGATGCGCTACCGCGGCACCGGTGTGCTGATGTCGCGGGCGTCGCATCGCAGGCGCCCCATCACCCCAGCGACCACGGTGTTTCTCGCGCTCGTCGCGGCGGGCATCACCGTTTGGCTGGGTCTGGTCGCCCAATTCGGCGGCGTCTCGGGTGCCGATGCGCCGGTGCCGGCCCGGCTCGCGGTGATTCAGGTGCAGACGGGGGAGACGCTTGCCCAGGTCGCGCACCGGGTCGCCCCCGACGCGCCGGTCGCCGACGTGGTGGATCGCATCCGTGAGCTCAACCAGTTGGACTCGGCGGCGCTCGACGCCGGCCAGACCCTCATCGCCCCGGTCGCGTGACCGCGGGTGCTACCGGTGAAAGGTTCTGCCGCTCAACGCCTTCGGTAGACCCGTCGGCGGTGGCGGGCCGAAACACAGCGGTGCTGGGTCCCGGTGGCGGCACGCAGGTACGCTCGAAGAGGTTCGAGGTAGCTGTTTGTCGTCGCGGCGAAGGAGCGGTGATGCACTGTCCGTTCTGCCGTCATCCCGATTCCCGGGTGGTGGATTCCCGCGAAACCGATGAAGGCCAGGCCATCCGGCGGCGCAGGTCGTGCCCGGAGTGCGGTAGGCGATTCACCACCGTCGAGACCGCGGTGCTGGCGGTCGTCAAGCGCAGCGGCGTCACCGAACCGTTCAGCCGCGAGAAGGTCGTCCGCGGTGTGCGGCGGGCATGCCAGGGTCGGCAGGTCGACGACGATGCGCTGAACCTGCTCGCGCAGAAGGTGGAGGACGCGGTCCGCGCCACCGGTTCCCCCGAGGTGCAGAGCCACGAGGTGGGGCTGGCCATTCTCGGCCCGCTGCGCGAACTCGACGAGGTCGCCTATCTGCGGTTCGCGTCGGTGTACCGATCTTTCGAATCGGCAGAAGACTTCGAGCGGGAGATCGAGGCGCTGCGGGCGGCGCGCACCATCCCCGCCAAGAGTTGACCGTCAGTCGATCTGCTTGACGCCGTCGTTGACGACGCGGCCCGCGATGCGCACCCAACCCTCAGGGCTCCATCGGGTCTCGATGACCGAGCCCTTGCCCTGCAGGATGTACAGGTCGCGGCTGAGGTAGTCGGTGATGCGCACCGCCGCGGCCCCGGTGGCTTCGTCCTCGGGCACGCCCAGATTCGCGGCGAACATCCGCGACCGGATCGCGCCGCGGTCGCGGTCGAGCCACGTCCACAGATAGTTCTGGATGTCGTCGGGGTAGTCGTCCGGGTCGGCGGCGAACAGTTCCTCGGTCGACGCCAGGTCGTAGATCGCGAACTCCGGCGCCCATTCCGAGCGGGCGCTGACGGCGGTCACGTCGCCCTCGTAGGTCACCTGCACGATTCCGGCGGGCACCCGCAGCGTGTGCACCGGCGTGCCGCGATCGCGCAGCCACCACGACGCGCCCACGGTCGGATGCCCTGCGAACGGCAACTCCGTGGCCGGTGTGTAGATGCGGGCCTGCGCCGAGGTGCCGCCTTCGCTCGGCACATCGATGAATATCGTTTCGCTGTAACCCAATTGGGTGGCTATCCGCTGCCGCTCGGCAGGCGCAGCCTGGCTGGCGTCCACGACGCCAAGCGGGTTGCCGTAGTTGCCGTCCTGGTCGGTGAAAACGCGCAGCACTGTCACGTCGATGGCCATAGGCCGATGCTACGTGGCGGCGATCACGTGGCGCTGCGCTCGTCGGCGCCCATCGCGTCGAGGACGGCGACCCGGGTGTCGACGGGTCCGGAGAGGGTGTCTTCGCTGATGCCGGCGCGCAGTAGGCCGCGCAGGTAGTCCTGGTCGTACACCGCCGGATCGGTGGAATCGATGAACTTCTCGACGACTTCCACGAAGCGGTCGGGATCGTCATGGAACGGGAAATGGCCGGAACCCTCGAAGATCTCCAGCTGAGAACCGGGCATCGCGGCGTGCGCCATGTGGGCGTGGCTCACCGGGATCACCGAGTCATGGCTGCCCCAAATCAATTGCACGGGAACGGATTGGGTCAAATAACATCGGTCCAGCATGGTGACCACCTGACCGCGCCAGTCGACCACGGCGCGCAGTGTGCGTGCAAACGCCGACGAGGCGGTCGGTTCCGGCAGATCGGCCAGAATCCGCAGTACGTCCGGCAGATCCCGGCCGAGGCCGGTGGAGCCCAGCACACCACCGGCGATGCGGCCCGTCGCCTGCAACGCGGGCAACACCAACGGCAGGCGCAGCAGCGCCAGCGCCTCGCTGGCCATCGGCAGCGACGCGAGCCGCAACGCGATGTTGACGTCCTTGGTCACCCCGCCCGCGCCGACAAGAATCAGCCGATCGACCAATTGCGGGAACTGGTAAGCGAATTGCATTGCTACGCCGCCGCCCAGCGAATGGCCGACCACCGTGACGTTGTCGACGTCGAGCACCGACAGCAGGTCGCGCATGCCGTTGGCGTAGGCGGCCACCGAGTAGTCGGCGCGCGGTTTGTCGGACTGGCCGTGCCCCAACAGGTCGGGCGCGATGACGGTGAACCGCTGTGCCAACTTGGTCTGCACCGTGCTCCACGTGGTGGAGTTGTCGCCGATGCCGTGAATCAACAACAGCGCCGGCCCGGAACCGGCCACCCGGAACGCGCGCCGGTATCCGTGGATGGTGCGGAACTGCAATGACGGCGTCAGTTCCCGCACCGAGCGTAGGTTCGCCTTACGCGCGGTCATTGCGACAACTTAGCTAACGATCCTGAAGCTCGCTATGCGGAGTCGTCGTCTTGGCGTTTGTCCGCCTGTTGGGCAAGGAACCGCTCGAACTCGGCGCCGAGTTCGTCGCCGCTTGGCAGATCCTCGTCGCGCGCCAGCAGCGACCGGTTCTCCTGGGCGGCGACGAAGGCGTCGTATTGGCGTTCCAGCGCCTCCACCACTTGCGCGACTTCGCTGCTGGCCTCGACCTGCTCGTTGATCTTGTCGTGGACCTCGGCGGCGGCCTGCGCCAGCCCCGCCAGCGGGAGTTGCAGGGAGGCGCTCCTGGCGACTTCGGCAAGCAGCGCCTCGGCGGCGGTCGGATAGTCCGTCTGCGCCAGATAGTGAGGCACGTGCACGGTGAACCCGACGACCTCGTGTCCGTGCTGGGCCATCCGGAACTCCAACAGGTTGGACACGCTGCCCGGCACCTGCACCTCGCCGACCCACGGCGTGTGCTCGGAGATCAGCTCCTTGTCGTTGGAGTGCGCCGTCATCGTGATCGGGCGGGTGTGTGGCACGGCCATCGGGATGGTGCCCAGGCCGATCACCCGCCGCACCCCGAGCCGCTCGGCCAGTAGCCGCACAGCGGTGATGAACCGCTCCCAGCGCAGGTCCGGTTCCATCCCCGCGAGCAGCAGGAACGGTGTTCCGACGCTGTCGTGCAGCGCGTACAGGTTGAGTTCGGGCTCCTCGTATGCGGTGAAGTGGTCGGTCTTGAACGTCATCAGCGGCCGGCGCGACCGGTAGTCGAGCAGTTCGTCGATGGCGAACGAGGCGACCAACTCGGTGTCGAGGTTGTTCTTCAGGTATTGCGCCGCCAGCCGGATCGCATGTCCGGCATCGGAAAAGCCCTCGAGCGCGTGGATCATCACCGGCCCGCTGCCGTCCGGCAACGACAACTGCGGTGCCGGGAATTCCAGCTCGTACATCCCGGTCTGTTCGGGCTGGTAGTGCTGTTCTGGTCGATCGGCGTTCTCAGCCATTGCTCCTCCTGCCCTCAAGTGTCGCGCATTTCGCCGCGAATGCGATTGCGGCCCTCGCAAATGTTCGAACACAACCGCACCGATCTGGCATTCCGGCAGGGATGCCCGCGCCGGACACGCATCAATCGACTTGTGCGAAACATTTGCCGCCCCAGCGTGCCGTAGATCACCAGGATGCGCGCGGCCGCGGTCGGGCAAGATCGTTGCTCATGCGCTTCTCCGCGGCAGGCCGGGCCTCGCTGGTGACGGTTCTGCTGGTATCGCTGGGTGCGGCGTGTGCCAAGCAGCAGGCGGTGGTTCCGTCGGTCCCGGCCGCTACCGAATCCGCGGGCGTGGCCGTGCAGGCGCCGCCGACGGCGCAACCGGTGCCCCCGGATCCGAGGGTCGGCGCGGTGTTCCTGGGGGCCAGCACGTTGCACACCTGCACCGGCGGCGTGCTCGACTCGGCGGCCGGGGATCTGATCATCACCGCCGCGCACTGCCTGGCCGCAGGCACCGACACCACGTTCGTCGCCGGTCTGAAGGATTCCGCTGCCCCCGAGGACATCTGGCATGTCGACGCGGTCTACCTCGATCCCCGTTGGGTGCAGAACCAGGACACGATGGCCGATTTCGCGATCGCGCGGGTGAGCCGCGATGCGGGCGGGTCGGTGGAGGCGCAGGCCGGCGGCGGCCTCAAGGTGGCGGCGGCGCCCAAGCCGGGCACCGTCATCAGCGTCAGCGGATACGGGATGGGTGTCGGCGGCGGCCCGGTCGGCTGCCGGACGCCGACCGTGCCCGACACGAAAGGGTTTCCGGCGGTCGACTGCGCCGAGTTGGTCGACGGCCTCTCAGGCGCGCCGTGGATCGACGGCTCCTCGGTCGTCGGCGTGATCGGCGGGCTCAACGGCGGGGGCTGCGCCAACGAAAGCATCTCGTATTCACCGCCTTTCGGCGATGCGGTCAAACAGTTACTTGTCCGCGCCGAGGCGAGCGGGCCTGGGGATCCAGCGCCGACGGCGTTCGACGACCAATGCGGCTAGCTCTTGAACTGGTTCAGTGCCCGCAGCTTGTTCATCACGTCGAGCGCGGCCACCTTGTAGGCCTCCGAGAACGTCGGGTAGTTGAACACCGCATCGACGAGGTATTCGACCGTACCGCCACAGCCCATCACGGCCTGGCCGATGTGCACCATCTCGGTGGCGCTGGTGCCAAAGATGTGCACGCCCAACAACTTCAGGTCCTCGGTGGACACCAGTAGCTTGAGCATGCCGTAGGAGTCGCCTGCGATCTGGCCGCGCGCGAGTTCGCGGTACCGGGACACACCGACCTCGTACGGGATCGCGTCTTTCGTCAGGTCGACCTCGGTGGCGCCGACGTAGGACACCTCCGGAATCGAGTAGATGCCGATCGGCTGCAGTTCGGGCATGCAGGCGCACGGTTCGCCGAACGCGTGATAGGCCGCGAGCCGACCCTGGTCCATCGACGTGGCGGCCAGCGCGGGGAAACCGATCACGTCGCCGACGGCGTAGATGTGGTCGACCTTGGTCTGGAAGTTGTCGTCGACGAAGATCCTGCCTCGGTTGTCGGCCTCCAGTCCGGCGTTGGCCAGGTCCAGGTGGTCGGTTTGGCCTTGGCGCCCAGCGGAATACATCACCGTCTCGGCCGGGATCTGCTTGCCGCTGGCGAGTGTGGTGACGGTGCCCGCCGCGCCGACGTCGACAGCGGTCACCTCTTCGCCGAACCGGAACGTCACCGCCAAGTCGCGCAGGTGGAACTTCAGCGCCTCGATGATCTCCGGATCGCAAAATTCCAGCATGTTGTCGCGCTTTTCGACGACGGTGACCTTCGTGCCGAGCGCGGCGAACATCGACGCGTACTCGATGCCGATCACGCCGGCGCCGACTACCACCATCGTGGCGGGCAACGACTTCAGGTCGAGGATGCCGTCTGAGTCCAGCACCCGTTCCTCGTCGAATTCGACACCGGTCGGACGGGCCGGTTTGGTGCCGGTGGCGATGACGATGTGCTCGCCGGTGACGGTGGTGCGCTCACCGCGGGTGGGCTCCTCGACCAGCACCGTGTGCGCATCGACGAACCGGCCGTGGCCCTGGATCAGGTCGATGCGGTTGCGCATCAACTGCGACCGCACGACGTCCTGTTCCTTGCCGATGACGTGCTGGGTGCGGGCCAGCAGATCGGCGGGGGTGATCTTCTCCTTCACCCGATAGCTCGCGCCGTACAGTTCGCGCTGGCTCATGCCGGTGAGGTAGACGACGGCCTCGCGCAGGGTTTTCGACGGAATGGTCCCGGTGTTGACGCAAACCCCGCCGAGCATCCGGCCGCGCTCAACGACGGCGACCGACTTGCCGAGCTTCGCCGCCGCGATCGCGGCTTTTTGCCCGCCGGGACCCGAACCGATCACGACGAGGTCGTACTCAACCATGGCACCCATAGCAACAAGGTCTACGCCGCTTGCGGCCCGTTCGCACGCTGACCGGCGTCAACTTTCCGTGAATATTTGTCCGTCGCAGCGGCGCACAGGTTTATCCCCAGGCCCGAGTTGATCCACAACCTCGGCCCCCACGCGATCTTCGCGGGCCGTCGTGACGGAAACGCCTGAGACCTTGTCGCCATGACGACATCGCAATCGCACGACTTTCACCTCAACCGGCCCGGTGTGTTGATCGCGGCCCTGCCCGCTGTGCTCGGCTTCGTGCCGGAAAAATCCCTCGTGCTCGTGACGGTCGACCGCGGAGAGATGGGATGCGTTATGCGCGTTGACCTTTCCGAGGAATTGCCGGACGAGCTCACGCACCTCGCCGAGGTCGCCGCGGCGGCCAAACCCGACTCGGCGATCGCGGTGATCATCGACGAAAGGGGCGTGAGCTGCCGGTTGTGCAACGACGGGTACCGCGAGCTGGCTGACGCCCTGGCCAGCGCGCTGGCCGCCGAGGGCATCGAACTGCTGGCGGCCCATGTCGTCGGCCAGGTTGCTGCGGGTGCGCGCTGGCACTGCGCCGACGGCTGCGGCAACACGGGCACCGTCGAAGACCCGTCATCGTCGCCGCTGGCGGCGGCCGCCGTGCTCGACGGGCGCCGGCTTTATGCCCGGCGGGCTGAACTGCAGGAGGTGATCGCCGTGGCCGACCCGGCCCGGACCGACGCGCTCGCCGACGCCATCGAGACCCGGGCATCCGAGTCGGGGGAGCGACCGGAGGCGGCCGCACGGGCAGACGTCGAGGCCACCATCGCGGCGGCGGCGGCAGTGGCCGACGATGCCGGTCT
It contains:
- a CDS encoding acyl-CoA dehydrogenase family protein; the protein is MGSVVKYDRTLFEPEHDLFRESYRAFLDRHVAPYHEEWERDKIVDRGVWLEAGKQGFLGMAVPEEYGGGGNPDFRYNVIVTEETTAGRYSGIGFGLHNDVVAPYLLRLANDEQKARWLPKFCTGEIITAIAMTEPGTGSDLQGIKTRAVKDGDHYILNGAKTFITNGINADLVIVVACTDPDKGAMGFSLLVVERGMEGFERGRKLDKIGLDAQDTAELSFTDVKVPAENLLGEEGQGFIYLMQNLPQERIGIAVMAATAMEAVLEGTLQYTKERKAFGRPIGSQQNSRFLLAELATEATVVRIMVDEFIKLHLEEKLTAEQAAMAKWYSTEKQVHLIDRCLQLHGGYGYMREYPVAKAYLDSRVQTIYGGTTEIMKEIIGRSMGV
- a CDS encoding LGFP repeat-containing protein; its protein translation is MKGLRSARRTGLGRLAVGLLAAAALVSAAPSAWATPQDDADAAITAAWQAAGGDTGPLGPKDGGVYPAGDGFGQNFPGGKIFFTPATGAHVMTGAILDKYMSLGGPADSDLGFPTIDEGAGKAEGSRNTTFSAPDNPVIFWTPDTGARVVRGPINAAWDKLGGSAGQLGVPSDDETYRGNLVTQKFTGGEVTYDRKAKTFTTVPPELAGQLADLQIPDDPTSAINAARRAAGGPLGPLGAAQGEPYKIGADGLGQNFAGGKIFYSPATGANVVTGQVLAKYESVGGPQGDLGLPTSSEDDGGLPNSRISTFSAKDEPVIFWTPDYGAVIVRGPMNAAWQKLGGATGPLGAPVADQTGSGNVTTQRFSGGVVSWDRAKRSFSTEPANLASQLTGLQVPGLDAPQAPPANPQASETKGRNWFTWSWWWLLAIIPVLVLIGLVAFAAMRNRRGGRDDDVFDAEDDEFGAPHDDQSAELFSARYAQEGQPTPGSPWEPPHAPEPESDDEADTTREPATTPDAVEALAAQEDQDDTDEVDTTPTQVPTSAQRDPLTDTGRHARIEVDEPSPNGTALHLPLDDPGEAPDGYPIKADTRTGLYWVPGSTLYDEARAEIWFVSEELARTNGFVRAN
- the lexA gene encoding transcriptional repressor LexA, giving the protein MGDETGTSDGTESTGGRRGLDTGLTERQRTILEVIRASVTSRGYPPSIREIGDAVGLTSTSSVAHQLRTLERKGYLRRDPNRPRAVDVRGADDGVTSIVATDVAGSDALPEPTFVPVLGRIAAGGPILAEEAVEDVFPLPKELVGEGSLFLLKVVGDSMVDAAICDGDWVVVRQQNVADNGDIVAAMIDGEATVKTFKRTRGQVWLMPHNPAFDPIPGNDAAVLGKVVTVIRKI
- a CDS encoding LysM peptidoglycan-binding domain-containing protein is translated as MTILDTREIQTDSVCRPVARPGYRVADARRRPRSNRPATAPMRYRGTGVLMSRASHRRRPITPATTVFLALVAAGITVWLGLVAQFGGVSGADAPVPARLAVIQVQTGETLAQVAHRVAPDAPVADVVDRIRELNQLDSAALDAGQTLIAPVA
- the nrdR gene encoding transcriptional regulator NrdR — its product is MHCPFCRHPDSRVVDSRETDEGQAIRRRRSCPECGRRFTTVETAVLAVVKRSGVTEPFSREKVVRGVRRACQGRQVDDDALNLLAQKVEDAVRATGSPEVQSHEVGLAILGPLRELDEVAYLRFASVYRSFESAEDFEREIEALRAARTIPAKS
- a CDS encoding PhzF family phenazine biosynthesis protein → MAIDVTVLRVFTDQDGNYGNPLGVVDASQAAPAERQRIATQLGYSETIFIDVPSEGGTSAQARIYTPATELPFAGHPTVGASWWLRDRGTPVHTLRVPAGIVQVTYEGDVTAVSARSEWAPEFAIYDLASTEELFAADPDDYPDDIQNYLWTWLDRDRGAIRSRMFAANLGVPEDEATGAAAVRITDYLSRDLYILQGKGSVIETRWSPEGWVRIAGRVVNDGVKQID
- a CDS encoding alpha/beta fold hydrolase; this translates as MTARKANLRSVRELTPSLQFRTIHGYRRAFRVAGSGPALLLIHGIGDNSTTWSTVQTKLAQRFTVIAPDLLGHGQSDKPRADYSVAAYANGMRDLLSVLDVDNVTVVGHSLGGGVAMQFAYQFPQLVDRLILVGAGGVTKDVNIALRLASLPMASEALALLRLPLVLPALQATGRIAGGVLGSTGLGRDLPDVLRILADLPEPTASSAFARTLRAVVDWRGQVVTMLDRCYLTQSVPVQLIWGSHDSVIPVSHAHMAHAAMPGSQLEIFEGSGHFPFHDDPDRFVEVVEKFIDSTDPAVYDQDYLRGLLRAGISEDTLSGPVDTRVAVLDAMGADERSAT
- a CDS encoding proteasome assembly chaperone family protein gives rise to the protein MAENADRPEQHYQPEQTGMYELEFPAPQLSLPDGSGPVMIHALEGFSDAGHAIRLAAQYLKNNLDTELVASFAIDELLDYRSRRPLMTFKTDHFTAYEEPELNLYALHDSVGTPFLLLAGMEPDLRWERFITAVRLLAERLGVRRVIGLGTIPMAVPHTRPITMTAHSNDKELISEHTPWVGEVQVPGSVSNLLEFRMAQHGHEVVGFTVHVPHYLAQTDYPTAAEALLAEVARSASLQLPLAGLAQAAAEVHDKINEQVEASSEVAQVVEALERQYDAFVAAQENRSLLARDEDLPSGDELGAEFERFLAQQADKRQDDDSA
- a CDS encoding serine protease, which produces MRFSAAGRASLVTVLLVSLGAACAKQQAVVPSVPAATESAGVAVQAPPTAQPVPPDPRVGAVFLGASTLHTCTGGVLDSAAGDLIITAAHCLAAGTDTTFVAGLKDSAAPEDIWHVDAVYLDPRWVQNQDTMADFAIARVSRDAGGSVEAQAGGGLKVAAAPKPGTVISVSGYGMGVGGGPVGCRTPTVPDTKGFPAVDCAELVDGLSGAPWIDGSSVVGVIGGLNGGGCANESISYSPPFGDAVKQLLVRAEASGPGDPAPTAFDDQCG
- the sthA gene encoding Si-specific NAD(P)(+) transhydrogenase, producing MVEYDLVVIGSGPGGQKAAIAAAKLGKSVAVVERGRMLGGVCVNTGTIPSKTLREAVVYLTGMSQRELYGASYRVKEKITPADLLARTQHVIGKEQDVVRSQLMRNRIDLIQGHGRFVDAHTVLVEEPTRGERTTVTGEHIVIATGTKPARPTGVEFDEERVLDSDGILDLKSLPATMVVVGAGVIGIEYASMFAALGTKVTVVEKRDNMLEFCDPEIIEALKFHLRDLAVTFRFGEEVTAVDVGAAGTVTTLASGKQIPAETVMYSAGRQGQTDHLDLANAGLEADNRGRIFVDDNFQTKVDHIYAVGDVIGFPALAATSMDQGRLAAYHAFGEPCACMPELQPIGIYSIPEVSYVGATEVDLTKDAIPYEVGVSRYRELARGQIAGDSYGMLKLLVSTEDLKLLGVHIFGTSATEMVHIGQAVMGCGGTVEYLVDAVFNYPTFSEAYKVAALDVMNKLRALNQFKS
- a CDS encoding DUF4192 domain-containing protein, yielding MTTSQSHDFHLNRPGVLIAALPAVLGFVPEKSLVLVTVDRGEMGCVMRVDLSEELPDELTHLAEVAAAAKPDSAIAVIIDERGVSCRLCNDGYRELADALASALAAEGIELLAAHVVGQVAAGARWHCADGCGNTGTVEDPSSSPLAAAAVLDGRRLYARRAELQEVIAVADPARTDALADAIETRASESGERPEAAARADVEATIAAAAAVADDAGLDDDDLVRLAVALADLRVRDTLYALAIAANAGQAEDLWALLSRTLPEPWRVEALVLLAFSAYARGDGPLAGVSLEAALRINPAHRMAGMLDTALQSGLRPDKIRSLAVTGYRLAERLGVQLPPMRAPRRRAG